TACCAGTGACTTAAGACACAAATAAGGCACCAAAACTGTTGCAGCAAAATGAACATAAGAAATTAGGTAAAAGCAGAACTAAGCACCACAAACATTAATATGTAAAAGTTCATGTTTCATTTGTCATGTAGGTTAACTAGTATAATCATATTCATGTTTTCAACTGTGACCAAACCTTTCCATCTTTAGTTCTACTAAATTTACAAGGTTAGGCTGATGCAAAAGACTCCAAATCAAAACCTCCACAAGAAATTCTTTATTCCCTTGTAATCCATTTCTGTCAACTGGATTCAGTGCAACAACCTGCAAGGTAACACAACACTTACTTAGGATCGATGTAACTCACAACCTTAATAAATACATAATTTGATATGATGATAACTATAAAACACATATATAATTAAGATTTCAGCACATgctttgaatttaaaattactttCAACACCATTAATCTAGTTTTATATTGGACTTATCAAGTAAAAGCATAACAAAGTACCAACATTAATATCACAAAGCATAACAAAGTAAAAGCATAACAAAGCACCATTAATCTAGCaggtataaaaaataagaaataagtaaaatatGTAAATAGTTGTAGGCCTAACCTGGCCTTCTTCAGTTCTTTACGCATTCTCTCGAGTCGGCTAATtctttgttcaaattccgctatgctTTCTTCAGATAAATAGCTGTAGTTTTCAGTTCGAATCTCAGATTGGCAGTCACTTGGAGGTAAGCTTGAAGGAGTATCAGCATCAATATTTCTTTCAGCATTCAGACCATCTTCAAGAGAGTTATCAGAGAGCATTAACCTAGAAGGAACATCAGCAACAATATCAACGCAGATTTTGTCATTTGAAAACCATGTTTCTATGTTCTCATCTCCATCATTAAACTGAACATCTTCCAAGACATGGTTACAGTCCTCAACAACAGAATTTTCAAAGGGCATAGTATTCCAAAATGTGGGGAAAAAAGCCGGAggaacatcatcatcaacaatatTATCACCTTTTCTAGTTTTTGAACCATAATCACAAGGCTTTCCAAAAGTAACAGTGCCAACAAGTTTAGGGGGAGGAAAATCAGGTGGAATCTCAGCATTAGGAGGACTACATTTTGTTGAACTAGCACTTCTCTTCCATAACTTTGCATAACGTGTGGTTACATCAGCCTTAGAAAATCTAGATGGGAAATATAAACTTGTATCAGATAAGGGTCTGCAGTAATTTTTCCAAGCAATGGTTTTAGTGTTATTTAACCTAGGCACACAAACTGGAACATCTTGATCGATTCCGAATTGCATAGCAACTCTATGTGGAAGATATTGCTCTATACATTCAAATCCAACTAGCTCAGAAACTCTCAAGCATATAACAAATGAGAgaatttttttatccaaatcCTTCTTAAGTGCTAGCAAAATTTCATCATTTGGATAAAACATTCCATTATATCTAACATACGGACGCCAAATAAAATAATCGGTAGCCGAATCTAATGCCAACCTCACGTTTTTAATTTTCAAGGCCTTAACCATGTCCCACCTCAACAATAAAGGGTCTCCATTGTTGATCAACTTGGGTTGTGGTTGCAAAtttttgaacctctcccaaacCCAAACTTGAACCAAGTAAAAGGGTGATTGTACATTAACATCCAACACAAATGGAAATTTATCAGTACATTTTTTCAAATCAACAATTTGTTTCTTGAACAAACTCAAATCCTTATATAAGCTAGCCAAAACAGAAGGTCCTAGAGCAATAGTATTTCCTCTAGCAAGATGAATAGCAATAGGAAACAAACAACTTTtcacaaacatttttttatgaggaaaaacaaaaattgacaaCCATGTAGCAAGGAATGCttcatgttcaatttcactATCATTACAATCAATGAAATTATTCATCCATAACGATGTTCTAGGCGCACCTGATTTAGTCTTATAAAGCTGACTTCTGGCAAGTTTCAATTTCTTTTCAACCTCTTTCATTTCTTGATCTTTAAGTGGTTTAGAAATAGGAGAACCAAATAGAGAGTAACCCCCCAAAACCATAACATCTTCCAAAGTGATTGTTGCCTCACCAAATGGAAACACAAATGTATTTGTCTCAGAACACCATTTCTCAACAACCCCATAAACCAAGTCTTGATTTTTCATTATGTGGCTCTTAGTACTCATAATAGCTTCAAAGATTCCAGCTTTTTTCCACACTGATTCATACTTGAGCTTAAGTTGATCAACCCACATAACCCATTTGGGGTTTGGGTAGCACCACCCAttgaaattgattttcaaaGATCCTTCCTTTGGTTCAAAAACAggacaagaagaagaagaagggttAAGGTTGTTAAAGTTATTGAGGTTAAGTTCATCATGAATGGAGTTTGCAATAGGTTTGAGAAAATGGGCAGTTCTAAAAGTTGGTTCTTTATGAGCAACTAGTGAAGTCATGGAATCTTCCCTTACCTCCATGATGGTACTTTTGAATGATTGTTGATAAATCATAATGGATATGTGAATAAATGATGAGGTTCAAGATTGAAGATTGAAACTTAACTAAGAAGGAGGAGCTATTTAGTATATGGACTATATAATATAGATTCATAAAATTAGAACTAAGTATAGTAAAGATGAACAAAAATTGAACTTCAAGCAGCTACTTATAGCTCACATTATAAGACAATATGATAGCAATAGTAAATAAATATGGACTATATAATATAGATTCATAAAATTAGAACTAAGTATGTAAAATACCTACATGGATATTCTTCCAAACAAACACAATAAACTAAGTAAAAGCATGAACTAAGTACCACCAACATTAATATCCTAATAGTTCATGTTTCAGTTGTCATGTAGCATATATAACTAGTATAGGCTTCAGTGCAACAACCTGCAAAGTAacacactatatatatatatatatatatatatatatatatatatatatatatatatatatatatatatatatatatatatatatatatatatatatatatatatatatatatatatatgaatttatatgcATATATTTGAGTTTTATAGATTTCGTATAATCTTACGATTGGTATTACAATTGCATGATTTACGATTTTACTTCCCCTTTGTGATTTTGCGTGAAATATCGATTTTAACTACCTTGCACAGAAAAACTTCAAAACAGtgtgttggatatgccttgaaatctcagttacaagaagtcagaaaaatctttgttgaatctttttgcatctttgatgttttgaagattttttgggaaaaaaatatattttcttggaagatactttgacttggatttgttttattttaaaacagatttgttactaattttttggcatattatttttctataaatagggagtgctttattcatagaaaaagagagagagagagaaagagagcaacaatgtagggttttcaattaTGATTCGCCGCCGAcacaaggctagggttttagagagaaacaagaggggttgtctcttggtataactctagggttgggcaaaggggattgattacaccttgggaaacacttatcaaattgagtctcttggccacgggaaaagattcgggttttgggtagaattaggattaattcttgtaacccaattgggaatttctttgtagcgttactctttgatatagtggaacggaggggctgctctctcccccagactaggtcattattggaccgaactgggtaaacaaattatcgtgttctttcttctcctttatcttgtttatctattattattattgcttattccgcttaatcattggttgccgttctattgctccacacatcaagttcttttcattggtgtgattttaagacgaattcacaacaattggcgcccaccgtggggcaattggaacaatttgaagtgagcaccatgggttataagtcggatatcgagggactttccgaaagcaatttggaattgtggaaagtgaagatggaagcaattttaatgttcggggtgatgggtaaaacatggagtgttgttatccggtgcctcgaagataaaAAGTTAATGGAGATGGCGAAGAtggtcggcctggagaggcggtggtaataatactcgacatcagcctggagaggcggtgctaagaatactcgggttacttctgaaacaacaactttattattatgtagaggtgctagtggaagttgagaacCGGTGGAGTATTTGGGTCATGGACTTTTgatgctcctatcacatgtgttcaaagaatgaatactttgagactctagagttagttgaaggtggagttgttcatcttgaaaaTGGGCAAGCTTGAAGTttcaaggtatgggttcagtttgtcttacgaagtttgacaatcgtgagtttctttacatgatgtgaggtatgtttctgaacttagatgcaaagatagttgaTCATGCATCTattactagtggtgattctcataatgtggttgagttgtgggacttcgggtggacctgttagtgacatgtgtttagttggactagtgaacaaggtttactaggtgttgaactgaactggaattgttggagactaacaatagcttgaagtatgtttcagaggagttggagaggtcttgcgtgttacaaggtggagatcatggtgggtatactttggtggaaactcagtttgaggtggagtcttccaatagcggtagacagtcaacattagctcttagctatctaatcggagatagggaggagagtggtattgttgaaccaaagaggatgaccatggagaccttgtgggttatgtttcaattgtggctgaagaagtgcaagaccttgagaggatcttcagggaggcaattgaaagcaacagatgatcagacttggtaacttgtgagactgctggaggtagttggatacaaggagagtttgatgttgcagcttgtggaaccgcctaaaattccaaggttggtttggagccaagcaaaacttcgagagtacggaaggcattccggggtcgaagagtggtgaaggcttgtagggctatcgcaaaaTCCCATGGATAGTCAgaggcaagcgattcttcaggaggacggaaaaggcacaatccgggggctgaagagggatggtggagcttgttgagctatctaaaattccgatgatagttgggagcaggcgtttcttcagggaggtacggACTTGACCAGttcggagtctgaagagggtgcggtgaatcttgtggggctacctaaaatcctatggtagtgggatgcaagatcttcatgagagcggaaggcattccgaggatgaagagggaggtacgatccggtgatcttgaatagaggttcaagatggagagagcagcacggtttGTTGATatgggatcaccatcgatttaaaggcaaggtggagaattgttggatatgccttgaaatctcagttacaagaagtcagaaaaatctttgttgaatctttttgcatctttgatgttttgaagattttttgggaaaaatatatattttcttggaagatactttgacttggatttgttttattttaaaacagatttgttactaattttttggcatattatttttctataaatagggagtgctttattcatagaaaaagagagagagagagagagagaaagagagcaacaatgtagggttttcaattaggattcgccgccgacacaaggctagggttttagagagaaacaagaggggttgtctcttggtataactctagggttgggcaaaggggattgattacaccttgggaaacacttatcaaattgagtctcttggccacgggaagagattcgggttttgggtagaattaggattaattcttgtaacccaattgggaatttctttgtagcgttactctttgatatagtggaacggaggggctgctctctcccccagactaggtcattattggaccgaactgggtaaacaaattatcgtgttctttcttctcctttatcttgtttatctattattattattgcttattccgcttaatcattggttgccgttctattgctccacacatcaagttcttttcattggtgtgattttaagacgaattcacaacacagTGAAAACTTAGTTTGATATGATGATAACTACTACATACAAGTAGGATCCAATGTCAGTTTCACATATTTAACACTTGTGAATATATTCAGCACATAATGTTTCAAAGCCACCATTAATAGTAATCGAcgtgaatatataaaataattttcaaagcCACCATTAATACAATTCAGCACATAATGTTTGGCTAAGATGATAAAAGAAATCAGTAAAATATATGTAAACAATTAGTAAAATTTATGTTCTATGAACCAATAATGTTTTCAACTTAGGCCTAACCTTGCCATCTTTAGTTCTCTATGCACTCTCTCGATTCGGCTAATTCTTTGTTCAAGTTCCACTACGATGACTTCACATAAATCGCTATAGCTTTCTTCTTTAGTCCCAGATTCGCAGATTTCATCCTTTGACAGCTGTGCTTCTTGGTTCTCATTTGCATCATCTTTAAACTCAACATCTTCCAAGACTTGCCTACAATCCTCACCATTCAGACCATCTTCAACAGAATTATCAGATAGCATAAAACCAGAAGGAACATTATCATTAATATTATCACCCTTGCTAGGTTTTGAACCATTGTCGAGTATTCTGTTACTTGACATCCTAGTTTCCATGCTCTCATCTGCATCTTTAAACTGAACATCTTCCAAGACATGGTTACAATCCTCAACAACAGATATCAAAGGAGTTAGAGTGTTTTGTTTTGGAGGCGAACTTGAAGGAGCAACAGAATGAATAAAACCAGAATTTTCAGAGGGCATAGGAATATAGAACCAGAGggaacatcatcatcaacagtATTATCACTGTTCCACCACTTTGATGAACTAGCACTTCTTTTCCACCACTTTTCATAGCGCACAGTGACATTAAAATGGATATTTGAAAACCCTTCCTTTGGTTGAAAAacagaacaagaagaagatgatgggtTGAGGTTAAAAGGTGGTTCTTCAATGGGGTTTGCAATAGGTTTAAGAAAATGGGCAGTTCTGAAAGTTGGTTGAGTGTGACCAGCAGGAGAAATCATGAAATCTTCCCTGACCTCCATGATAGTATCTTCagatgattgttgatgaatcaTCATGATGGATTTGaaagtatttataaaaaattttgaGTCTTTGATGAGAATGTTATAGATAAGATGAGATTGAATCTTGAAACTTAACCTACAAGGAGgtgcttttttttattattgatgaatCATCATGATGGGTTGTGGAGGTGAGTTTGACCATTAATTTATGGtgctttttgtattttatttagcCTAGTTGTTATTTTGCAgagtaattttgtttttcatgtttGTTTAAGTTTAGTACCACATAAAAAGTTCAATTTATTTCAAAAGTGTGTTACAATATTGTGAGAAGCTTTTCATTTCATACTTTAGAGACTACATCTTTTGTTTTTAGTACAAAAATCTATACTTTTCaccatggttttaaattgcggttgcggatGCGATAACAGTTGTGGTTGTTGCGATTGCGGATGCGGTCATACACGTGAATAAAAATCACACTACAATTGTGGTGCGATGCGGTTTCGGAGCCTACCGCATCAGCAATATTGCAACCACAATTGCCGATGaagaccgcaatttaaaaccttgcttTTCACAACATTTGCACAGTTATTGTCTTTTTCTTCCTATAACCATTTCATTTCATACTTCAGAGACTACATCCCTCTCTTTCCCTatacttttcaatttttaacaGTGCAAAtataattagataaaaaaattgttataggTACATAAAAATTTGGTtctgcaaatatatatatatatatatggtaatTATGCCCTTGAAAACAAACTAACTATAAGCCCTTCTAAATTGGATGATGTTACCATGATGGTTTCAACTTTTCATATCAGATGAAATGCAGCCACAATGATGGTAGCAGCTGTTTCCCTAATTTTCTCTAGGATAAATCTCAATCGTTATAGCTGGAAAATTTCGATACGAGAAAAGTTGTTGGAATTGTTTCAAAGGTAGAAATTTGCAAAATAAACTATTCATAAGAAGCAGAGAGTAGCAATACCAAATAAATATATGGACTATACATAGATTCATAAAATTAGAAGCCAACTTAATCATGGAACTAGTAAATACTACAGATAACATGGCAATGTCAATGCTTTGGGAGTTACCTTGTATGTCAAGAATGAAAGTTCACAAATTCATAACTAATTCATAACTATGTTTCTGTGTAATGAAATAAAAGCAGAACAAAGTTGGTAACATTAATATCCTAAAAGTTCATGTTTCATTTGGTTTTCATCTTTTTAACATACTTGTCATATAGATTAACTAGTTGTATAATGATGTTTTCAAGTGTGACCAAACCTTACTATCTATAATTCTACTAAATTGACAAGATTAAGGTGGTATAAAAGACTCAAAAGCAAAATCTCTGCAAGAAATTCCATGTTCTCTTGAAATCCATTTCTATCAAGTGGCTTCAAAGCATCAACCTGCAATGTAACACAGCACTTAGTTAGGGTGTTAATAAAAACCTTAATCAAAAACCATAATCCAATCAGAAAAATTCATCTTACATGTTTTGATGCCAAAGACCCCCCATTTCATTACCTTCCATTCAATCTGTCAAGCAACAAAAGGACACAGCAAAGATTCAACATTGTGAATTATATAATTCGTCATGACGATAACAATTAAACACAAATAtcttgttacaaaaaaaaaaattgcaatgaGGTTTGCAAAAACCAGTAAAACTTCATATAAGTTATAATGTGCTAATCACTAATAAAATCACTTTCAATGGCAATACTAGAGTTTacaattgaaaatcaaaatgaaaatggTAATGTGTTGGTTTTCCCAAGTCCCAACTGGAACAATATAATTCAggacataattttattttatttgatataaaTTCAGATATCCAAATTTATTATAAACTAACTTTCATATCCAAATTTAAGCAGTAAGGTTTTTAGTTTGATGAGCTAATAATGTTTTCAACTGAGGCCTAACCTTGTCATCTTTGGTCCTCTATGAAGACTCTCAAGTCGGCTAACTCTTTCTTCAAGTTCTGCTGTGATTCCTTCACATAAATCAATATAGCTTTCTTCTTGAGTCCCGGATTCGCAGCTTCTGTCATTTGACAGTCTGCTTCTTTGCTCTCATTTACTTCTTTAAACTCAACATCTTCCAACTCATGCTTACAATTCTCAGAAGACATCAAAGGAGTCAGAATGTTCTGTTTTGGTGGTAAACTTGAAGGAGCATCAGCATCAATATTTTCACCaactttcaaaccatctggAACAGAACTTTCGGAGGGTATAGTTTTCAGAAGTTTAGGAACAAAATTAGAAGAAACGTCATCACTAACAATATTATCTCCCTTGCTAGTTTTTGAATCATCACCACAAGATTTTCCATAAGTAACAGCAGTGCAACTAACAAGTTTAGGAAGAGGAAACTCAAGTGGAACCTTAGAATGAGGTCTACATTCTGATGAACTTGTTCCACTTCTCTTCTGTGGAACAACATTCTTAGCAAAACCCTGAGGAGGTGATACCAATTTCTTCCACCAATTTGCATAACGCAAGGTAACATCAGCCACAAAAAATCTAGATGgaaaatataaacttttatcAGAATCGGATAAGGGTCTGCTGTAATTTTTCCAAGCAATGGCTTTAGTCGCATTGGATCTAGACACATAACCAGGAACATCTTGATCCAATCCAAATTGCATAGCAACTCTATGTGGTAGATATTGCTCTATAGATTCAAACCCAACTAGCTCAGAAACTCTCAAGCATATAACAAATGAACGCATTTGTTCATCCATCAAATCTTCCTTTAATGGTACCAAAATTTCTTCATTAGGATAAAACATTCTACACTTATCAGCATATCGAACATAAGGACGCCAAATAAAATCATCCACAGCTGAATCTAATTCCATCCTTACATTCTTAATATTCAACGGCTTAACCTCCTGCCACCTCAACAATACATGGTCTCCATTGTTGATCAAATTGGGTTGTGGTTGCAAAtttttgaacctctcccaaacCCAAACTTGAACCAAGTAAAAGGGTGATTGTAGATTAACATCCAATACCAAGGGAAATTTATcaggaaattttttaaaattaacaatttgTTTCTTGAACAAACTCAAATCTTTATATAAGCTAGCCAACACAGCAGGTGCCAAAGCAATAGGATTCCCTCTAGCAAGAAGAATAGCAATAGGAAACAAACAACTTTTCACCACATGGTATTTAtgaggaaaaacaaaaattgacaaCCAAGTAGCAAGAAATGCTTCATGTTCAATGTCACTCCCTCTACCAATGAAAATATCCATCCACATTGATGTTGAAGGTGTCTGACAGTTTGTAGTCCTCTCCTGTCTTGCAATGATGAGCTTTTGCTCCACCTCTTTCATTTTCTGATCTTCAAGTGATGTGAAAACAGGATGACCAAAGAGAGAGTAACCTCCCAAAACCAAAACATCCTCCAAAGTGATTGTTGCTTCACCAAATGGAAACACAAATGTATTTGTCTCAGAACACCATTTCTCAACAACCCCATAAACCAAGTCTTGATTTTTCATTATGTGGCTCTTAGTACTCATTATAGGTTCAAAGATTCCAGCTTTCTTCCACACTGATTCATACTTGGGCTTAAGTTGATCAACCCACCTATCCCATTTGGTTTGTGGGTAACGCCACCCATTGAAACGGATTTTGAAAGACCCTTTCTTTGGTTCAAAAccagaagaagatgatgatgggTTAAAGTTAAAGTGATTGTAGTTAAGTTCATGAATGGAGTTTGCAATAGGTTTGAGAAAATGGGCAGTTCTGAATGTTGTTTCACTGTCACCAGTAGGTGAAAGCATGTCAGTTTCCTTGATTTCCATGATGGTATCTTCTTCCAATGGTTGTTGATGATTCATTGGTATGAGAGTATTCATAAAAAAAGGTTTAGTTTTTAATGAGAATGTGATAGATGAAACTGTAGATTGAAACTAACAACAAGGAACCATTTATGTTTTTGCTTTACAAAAAATGGCTGTATGGTACTGAAAGTTAACATTGTGTTGTTTTGACCATTGTAATGTAAGGCAGGTATAGTACATGGCAGTTTGAAAACCAAAATTGTCCTTTGTAGAATAAGTTAAAATAAATGGACCAACAAACACATTATAGGCATAATATGCATAATATGGAATGAAGCATGAGTTTTGGGTTCTAATTTATGCATAATAAGTTAAAATAAATGGACCAACAAACACATTATATGCATATTATtccgcggattaaagaatcacaaagggGTAACGGGATTAAAGGTAATGgggacccgcggattaaagaatcacaaacgggtaacatGATTAAAGGTAACAagacccgcggattaaagaatcacaaacgggtaacgggattaaaggtaacggggacccgcggattaaagaatcacaaacgggtaac
This portion of the Trifolium pratense cultivar HEN17-A07 linkage group LG3, ARS_RC_1.1, whole genome shotgun sequence genome encodes:
- the LOC123917175 gene encoding serine/threonine-protein phosphatase 7 long form homolog, translated to MIYQQSFKSTIMEVREDSMTSLVAHKEPTFRTAHFLKPIANSIHDELNLNNFNNLNPSSSSCPVFEPKEGSLKINFNGWCYPNPKWVMWVDQLKLKYESVWKKAGIFEAIMSTKSHIMKNQDLVYGVVEKWCSETNTFVFPFGEATITLEDVMVLGGYSLFGSPISKPLKDQEMKEVEKKLKLARSQLYKTKSGAPRTSLWMNNFIDCNDSEIEHEAFLATWLSIFVFPHKKMFVKSCLFPIAIHLARGNTIALGPSVLASLYKDLSLFKKQIVDLKKCTDKFPFVLDVNVQSPFYLVQVWVWERFKNLQPQPKLINNGDPLLLRWDMVKALKIKNVRLALDSATDYFIWRPYVRYNGMFYPNDEILLALKKDLDKKILSFVICLRVSELVGFECIEQYLPHRVAMQFGIDQDVPVCVPRLNNTKTIAWKNYCRPLSDTSLYFPSRFSKADVTTRYAKLWKRSASSTKCSPPNAEIPPDFPPPKLVGTVTFGKPCDYGSKTRKGDNIVDDDVPPAFFPTFWNTMPFENSVVEDCNHVLEDVQFNDGDENIETWFSNDKICVDIVADVPSRLMLSDNSLEDGLNAERNIDADTPSSLPPSDCQSEIRTENYSYLSEESIAEFEQRISRLERMRKELKKARLLH
- the LOC123915252 gene encoding uncharacterized protein LOC123915252 encodes the protein MNHQQPLEEDTIMEIKETDMLSPTGDSETTFRTAHFLKPIANSIHELNYNHFNFNPSSSSSGFEPKKGSFKIRFNGWRYPQTKWDRWVDQLKPKYESVWKKAGIFEPIMSTKSHIMKNQDLVYGVVEKWCSETNTFVFPFGEATITLEDVLVLGGYSLFGHPVFTSLEDQKMKEVEQKLIIARQERTTNCQTPSTSMWMDIFIGRGSDIEHEAFLATWLSIFVFPHKYHVVKSCLFPIAILLARGNPIALAPAVLASLYKDLSLFKKQIVNFKKFPDKFPLVLDVNLQSPFYLVQVWVWERFKNLQPQPNLINNGDHVLLRWQEVKPLNIKNVRMELDSAVDDFIWRPYVRYADKCRMFYPNEEILVPLKEDLMDEQMRSFVICLRVSELVGFESIEQYLPHRVAMQFGLDQDVPGYVSRSNATKAIAWKNYSRPLSDSDKSLYFPSRFFVADVTLRYANWWKKLVSPPQGFAKNVVPQKRSGTSSSECRPHSKVPLEFPLPKLVSCTAVTYGKSCGDDSKTSKGDNIVSDDVSSNFVPKLLKTIPSESSVPDGLKVGENIDADAPSSLPPKQNILTPLMSSENCKHELEDVEFKEVNESKEADCQMTEAANPGLKKKAILIYVKESQQNLKKELADLRIEWKVDALKPLDRNGFQENMEFLAEILLLSLLYHLNLVNLVEL